A stretch of DNA from Asticcacaulis sp.:
AAAATTCTGGCCGCCAAGGGATTTGTCGATAGCCGGCCCAAGCGCGGTACGCGCGTACGCGAACGCACGAACTGGAATCTGCTCGATCCGGAAGTCATGGGCTGGATGTTCGAGACCACGCCGACGGAGGACTTTATCCACGGCCTGTTCGAGTTGCGCCTGATCAATGAGCCGGCCGCGGCGGAACTGGCTGCCGAACGCCGCACGGCGGAAGAGGTCGAGCGTATGCGTCACGCGCTGGAGGTGATGCGCGTGGAGACCCTGGCCACCGAGACCGGCCGGCTGGCGGATATCGATTTTCACAAGACTTTGCTGATCGCGACGCGCAACGAGGTTTTGATCTCTCTCAACAGTTCGATCGCGGCGGCCATTGCCTGGTCGACCCGTCTGAAATCGACGGACCCCAAGGATCTGCGCAGCAGTTGGCAGGATCATGCGCGCGTCTTTGAGGCCATCGAGGCAGGAGACGGCCGGGCGGCGCGCTGGTCGATGGAGACCCTGGTGCGCCTGGCGCTGGAAGACACCCGCCGGTCGCAAAAGCGGCGCGAGGTTGAAGGCGAAGCGCGATAATTCGGCAATAAATCACATTTTATAATTGCTGTATTCTTATTGTGTGATAATTCATAGGCGTGGCCGCTTATAGGATGGCCTGCTGCATACGAAAATTCTGTATTTTTTGGTTCGGCAGGCTGCATTTCTGAAAATTCCTTCCAAGTGGCGAATAAATTAATCGCACTAAATGTGAGCGTTGGGTGTGCCTGTGTTTGCGCAGCCTGACCCAGGAGGAACGAATGAGTCAGATAAAACAAACACGCCGGAATTTCCTGGCGTCGGTGGTCGGCGGCGGCGCGGTGATCGCCTTGTCCGGTGTGGCCGGCGCAAAGACCGCGTCGCGTTTTACTGTGACGAATGACCAGTTCGTGCTCGATGGCAGGCCGTTTCAGATCCTGGCGGGCGAAATGCACTATCCCCGCATTCCGCGCGAATACTGGCGCGATCGCCTGCGCAAGCTCAAATCCTTGGGGCTCAATACCCTGACCACCTATGTCTTCTGGAATGCCCACGAGACGTCACCAGGCGTCTTTGATTTCAGCGGCAATCTCGATGTTGCGGCCTATATCAGGCTGGCGCAGGAAGAAGGGCTGTGGGTGAACCTGCGGCCTGGCCCTTATGTCTGTGCCGAATGGGACAGTGGCGGCCTGCCGGCCTGGTTGTTCCCGGAAGAAACCGGCATCGCCCGCACCAGCGACCCCAAATTTGTCGGACCAATGAAGGCGTGGTTCAAGCGTCTGGGCCAGGAACTGGTGCCGCTGCTGATCGATAATGGCGGGCCGATCATTCTGACCCAGATCGAAAACGAATACGGCGCTTTCGGTACCGATCATGACTACATGCGCCAGGTCATGGAGGCCGAGCGTGATGCCGGGTTCACGGGCCTGCTTTACACGGCCGATCCATCACAGTTTGTCGCCAACGGGTCTTTGCCGGGTATCGTTGCCGGTATCAATTTCGGCACCAACTACAAGGCGGAAGAAGAGTTCGCAGCGCGTGCCAAGGTGCGCAGCGATGGGCCCTTCTTCAATTCGGAGCTCTGGGGTGGCTGGTATGACGCCTTCGGCGATCTGCACACGACCATGGAGATTCCGCCTCTCATTGACAGCCTGAAATGGATGCTCGACCGCAAGATGTCGATCAGTTTCTATATGCTGCACGGCGGCACGTCATTCGGTTGGTATGCGGGCGCCAACTGGGATTCCAAGGGCTACAGCGCCGATATCTCCAGCTATGATTACGACGCCATCCTGGACGAGGCCGGTCGGCCGACGCCCAAATATGCGGCGGTAAAGGCCCTGTTCCAGAACTATCTCCCGGCGGAAGCCTTTGCGCCCCCTGCCGCCTGCCGAGGCGCCGGTGACGGTGCCGCGTTTCCGCCTGACGGAAGCGGCGCCTCTGGAGGCGCTTCTAGACAAGCCGATGCGCCAGTCGTCACCGAAATCGCTGGATGCGCTGGGCCAGATGCACGGCCTGATGGTCTACCGTCACCGCGCGGAAAAGCCCTTGTCGGGCGTGCTGAAATTCGATGATGTGCGCGACTATGCCCTGGTGCGGGTAAATGGGATCACGGTGGCAACGCTCGATCGCCGCCTGAAAGAAACCTCCGTCGCAATCGATGTCGCCAAAGGGGCGGTGCTGGAAATCTGGGTCGATACCCACGGTCATTGCAATTACGGCAAGAACATCGGCCGCGACCAGAAGGGCCTGATCGGCCAGGCCATGCTGAATGGCGCGCCGCTTACCGGATGGGAGCAGGCGGGGGTCACGTTTGATGATATTTCAGGACTGACGTTTGCCGCGAAGCCTGTTGCCGGGCCGGCCTTCTATCGCGGCACTTTCACTGTAACGGCGGATGGCGCCGTGCCGGGCTTCACCTTCCTGGATATGCGCGGCTGGGGCAAAGGCTATGTGTTCGTCAACGGGCGTAATCTCGGCCGTTACTGGTCGGTCGGTCCGCAACGCGCCATGTTCGTACCGGGGCCCTGGCTGAAGCCGGGCGTCAATGAAGTGGTCGTGCTCGATCTGCATGAGGCGGGCGAGCGCACCCTGGCCGGCGGGCCAAATGAAATCTGGGATTTGCCGGGACTGGTGAAAGCGTAACGGCCTCCGGGTTTAATGCCGCATTTTTGGATACTGACTTCCATTGCGGCGACAGGAATTGAAAATAATCGGCTTTAAAGAGTCGATTGTTTTCAAAATGGTATGATTAAATTCAGCCTCGCTGCGAGGTGTGGTTTGCCCCCTTGCTCATTTTAGGCGGGTTAACGGTGGTAATTTTTAAAATATCTCAATGCAATCAATATATTTTGTTATTTTTGCGGTGCGGTGAAACCCTTTTGCATTTGGGGGCTGGTGTGCGGTTGTTGCATAATTGTTACGACGCCGCCCCATTAGTCATTCTATATAAATCCGATTTGAAAATAAAATCATATTGTCGTACAAATACTCTCAACCGGCGCCGTGACGCCGACAGAAGAAACAGGAGGGAACTTTATGAAGTCCAAAATGAGATTACTTGCATCTGCGTCCGTCGTGCTGATGATGGCTGGCGGCGCCGCGTTCGCCCAGGAGGCGGCCCAAGAGGCGCCCCAAGGGACGGCTGCGACCAGCGCCGACCAGA
This window harbors:
- a CDS encoding FadR family transcriptional regulator, whose product is MTENGNGPDLQGFGDSTYEEAVSHGRLHGTLAHRLAVDILNGVYRPGDTLPFQLDSSEALNISRTPYREALKILAAKGFVDSRPKRGTRVRERTNWNLLDPEVMGWMFETTPTEDFIHGLFELRLINEPAAAELAAERRTAEEVERMRHALEVMRVETLATETGRLADIDFHKTLLIATRNEVLISLNSSIAAAIAWSTRLKSTDPKDLRSSWQDHARVFEAIEAGDGRAARWSMETLVRLALEDTRRSQKRREVEGEAR
- a CDS encoding beta-galactosidase; translated protein: MSQIKQTRRNFLASVVGGGAVIALSGVAGAKTASRFTVTNDQFVLDGRPFQILAGEMHYPRIPREYWRDRLRKLKSLGLNTLTTYVFWNAHETSPGVFDFSGNLDVAAYIRLAQEEGLWVNLRPGPYVCAEWDSGGLPAWLFPEETGIARTSDPKFVGPMKAWFKRLGQELVPLLIDNGGPIILTQIENEYGAFGTDHDYMRQVMEAERDAGFTGLLYTADPSQFVANGSLPGIVAGINFGTNYKAEEEFAARAKVRSDGPFFNSELWGGWYDAFGDLHTTMEIPPLIDSLKWMLDRKMSISFYMLHGGTSFGWYAGANWDSKGYSADISSYDYDAILDEAGRPTPKYAAVKALFQNYLPAEAFAPPAACRGAGDGAAFPPDGSGASGGASRQADAPVVTEIAGCAGPDARPDGLPSPRGKALVGRAEIR